The following are encoded together in the Vidua macroura isolate BioBank_ID:100142 chromosome 6, ASM2450914v1, whole genome shotgun sequence genome:
- the LOC128808987 gene encoding translation initiation factor IF-2-like — protein MSTKGNQKLAGCTGTTAQNAERGERPQSRGQAAAQLIPRRPGLLAHTRRPRARAALRAPSPHGAARGRGGTASTSSPPPHGAPGGVRGSPAAPPRSVPGPSHRLSGTRRLPPVRSSGPLPPGPTGPGSDARVPGEPQAAQGDPAWLLGKGAVSQPGPERLRATPATHLSLPQPPHRSRALLSATPRPERRRGGGSPSPAAGGGQRHPWRSARCGVGGRGRSGARGGAEEAERPLGALREPPRRRGRSRGRAPPRAAAAERQARARGAPGAACPAKGPPRLRRPSPAAAYTFQRPLGTTLIPLQHLHEKGSATPLLHKPGEHKHSVSVLTSQQCVPALAALAISNPVLLAGEVCLRGGSDATPQQELGERFPPREANPCNCASMW, from the exons ATGTCTACAAAAGGGAATCAGAAATTA GCGGGCTGTACAGGAACCACCGCGCAGAACGCGGAGCGAGGCGAGCGGCCCCAGAGCAGGGGCCAGGCCGCAGCCCAACTCATCCCGCGCCGCCCGGGCCTGCTCGCACACACCaggcggccccgggcccgcgCGGCGCTTCGGGCCCCTTCCCCACACGGCGCCGCCCGGGGCAGGGGAGGCACCGCCTCCACCTCCTCGCCGCCCCCACACGGGGCACCCGGTGGCGTGAGGGGCTCCCCGGCAGCGCCGCCCCGCTCTGTCCCCGGCCCCTCGCACAGACTTTCTGGCACCCGCCGCCTCCCCCCCGTCCGCAGCTCCGGCCCGCTCCCTCCCGGCCCGACAGGCCCGGGCAGCGACGCTCGAGTTCCCGGCGAGCCGCAGGCCGCGCAGGGTGACCCGGCCTGGCTGCTCGGGAAAGGCGCCGTCTCCCAGCCCGGGCCGGAGAGGCTCCGCGCCACCCCCGCCACTCACCTCAGCCTCCCGCAGCCTCCTCACCGGAGCCGAGCCCTCCTCAGCGCCACGCCGAGACCggagcggcggcgcggcggcggcagccCGAGCCCCGCGGCAGGCGGCGGCCAGCGGCATCCATGGCGCTCCGCCCGCTGCGGGGTGGGCGGGCGCGGCAGGAGCGGCGCTCGGGGCGGAGCTGAGGAGGCCGAGCGGCCGCTGGGGGCGCTGCGGGAGCCTCCGCGGAGAAGGGGCCGCTCCCGCGGGCGCGctccgccccgcgccgccgctgcGGAGCGGCAAGCGAGGGCCCGGGGAGCCCCAGGTGCGGCCTGCCCGGCGAAGGGCCCTCCCCGGCTCAGGCGGCCTTCCCCTGCTGC GGCTTATACTTTCCAGAGGCCACTCGGAACCACTTTGATccccctccagcacctccatgAAAAGGGATCTG CCACTCCACTGTTGCACAAGCCTGGGGAGCACAAACATAGTGTCAGCGTCTTGACTTCGCAGCAGTGcgtgccagccctggcagccctggcgATCAGCAATCCCGTGCTGCTGGCCGGCGAGGTGTGTTTACGAGGCGGCTCTGACGCAACCccgcagcaggagctgggtgagAGGTTTCCTCCTCGGGAGGCCAACCCCTGCAATTGCGCGTCCATGTGGTGA